One genomic segment of Bombina bombina isolate aBomBom1 chromosome 4, aBomBom1.pri, whole genome shotgun sequence includes these proteins:
- the LOC128658116 gene encoding tigger transposable element-derived protein 6-like: MTPRKCNTLTLAMKVKVIEAYTKDKLSVKQCVEKFKCGKTQIYEAIKNKEKIMEEWLAGNGEVKRKAKATGNEDLNKLLWEWFVAARSKNVPISGPILQTQALALAKELGKTDFKASNGWLESFKRRHCIVWNEICGEAKDVDQETVSQWEEKLKMLKEPYATKDIYNGDETGLFFRLLPSKTLAVKREKCTGGKLSIERLTVFFCGNMDGRLEKPLVIGKAAKPRCFKNIDTTQRPVIWRANKKAWMTAELMSEWLKIFDRKMKREDHKVILFLDNATCHPHLKLSNVKLAWFPANTTGVTQPMDQGVIYTMKTHNRKLLLQSLVANISTTQNVHQLAKNDNEELPEIIQVTVEENNDIRSLFQQGGLVDSEIDRYIDIDKELATESTFTNAVELIDQQQDSDENMDDDQSAETTEIPSEPAIKSYQDALEKDHQLQEFALFNN; encoded by the exons ATGACTCCTAGAAAGTGCAACACTCTTACTCTTGCTATGAAAGTTAAAGTGATTGAGGCCTACACAAAAGATaagttgtctgtaaaacaatgtgTTGAGAAATTTAAGTGTGGCAAAACACAAATTtatgaagctatcaaaaataaagagaaaatcatggaAGAATGGTTAGCTGGCAATGGCGAAGTGAAGAGGAAAGCGAAGGCAACTGGAAATGAAGATTTAAACAAGCTCCTGTGGGAATGGTTTGTAGCCGCACGCTCTAAAAATGTACCAATTTCTGGTCCTATACTACAAACACAAGCCCTCGCACTAGCCAAAGAATTAGGCAAAACAGATTTTAAGGCATCTAATGGCTGGttggaaagttttaaaaggagGCATTGCATTGTATGGAATGAAATATGTGGAGAAGCAAAGGATGTAGATCAAGAAACTGTTAGCCAATGGGAAGAAAAGCTCAAAATGCTTAAGGAACCATACGCTACAAAAGATATCTACAATGGCGATGAAACTGGCCTATTCTTTAGGTTGCTACCTTCAAAAACTCTGGCTGTTAAACGTGAAAAATGCACAGGAGGAAAGTTATCCATTGAAAGATTGACGGTGTTCTTCTGTGGAAACATGGATGGGAGATTggagaagcctcttgtgattggtaaggCAGCAAAGCCACGTTGCTTCAAAAACATAGACACTACACAGCGTCCTGTTATTTGGCGTGCAAATAAAAAAGCCTGGATGACAGCAGAACTAATGTCTGAATGGCTCAAGATTTTTGACAGAAAAATGAAGAGAGAAGATCATAAAGTCATCCTGTTTTTGGATAACGCTACCTGCCATCCACATCTGAAACTTAGCAATGTAAAATTAGCCTGGTTCCCTGCAAACACAACAGGCGTAACACAGCCAATGGACCAAGGTGTTATCTACACGATGAAGACACACAATAGAAAATTATTGCTACAGTCCTTGGTTGCAAACATTTCTACCACACAAAATGTACACCAGCTTGCCAA GAACGATAATGAAGAATTGCCAGAAATAATACAGGTGACTGTAGAAGAAAACAATGATATTCGTTCATTATTCCAGCAAGGAGGTCTTGTTGACAGTGAAATAGACCGTTACATTGACATAGACAAAGAACTTGCAACAGAAAGCACATTTACAAATGCTGTGGAACTTATAGATCAACAACAAGATAGTGATGAGAACATGGATGACGATCAAAGTGCTGAAACCACAGAAATTCCCAGTGAGCCAGCAATCAAAAGCTACCAAGATGCTCTAGAGAAAGATCACCAGTTGCAAGAGTTTGCATTATTTAATAACTGA